A genomic stretch from Edaphobacter aggregans includes:
- the lptB gene encoding LPS export ABC transporter ATP-binding protein, giving the protein MKTLSTEEIAKSYGGRQVVRGVSLQIEQGEVVGLLGPNGAGKTTSFYMIVGLVRPDSGSVLADGHDISRLPMYLRARNYGISYLPQEPSVFRKLTVQDNILAVLETQQLSWESRRTRTEKLIEQLNLGHVRKTRGYALSGGERRRVEIARCLAIEPAFILLDEPFSGIDPIAVLDLQEIIFDLKRSGIGVLITDHNVRETLSVTDRAYIINEGKIFKAGTPGDLGRDPEVRRIYLGEKFSMD; this is encoded by the coding sequence ATGAAGACATTGTCGACGGAGGAGATCGCGAAGTCCTACGGCGGGCGCCAGGTTGTGCGTGGCGTCAGCCTACAGATTGAGCAGGGTGAGGTGGTGGGGTTGCTTGGGCCAAATGGCGCAGGCAAGACGACAAGCTTCTACATGATTGTGGGGCTGGTGCGGCCGGATTCGGGCAGTGTGCTGGCGGATGGGCACGATATCAGCCGGCTGCCGATGTACCTGCGGGCGCGGAACTATGGGATTAGCTATCTGCCGCAGGAGCCGTCGGTGTTTCGCAAGCTGACGGTGCAGGACAACATTCTGGCAGTGTTGGAAACACAGCAGTTGAGCTGGGAGAGTCGGCGCACGCGGACTGAAAAGCTGATCGAGCAGTTGAATCTGGGACATGTTCGCAAGACGCGTGGGTATGCGCTGAGTGGTGGAGAACGCAGAAGGGTGGAGATTGCTCGTTGCCTGGCGATCGAACCGGCGTTCATTCTGCTGGATGAACCGTTCTCGGGGATTGATCCGATTGCGGTGTTGGATCTGCAGGAGATCATCTTCGATTTGAAGAGGAGCGGGATCGGTGTGTTGATTACGGACCATAACGTTCGGGAGACGCTTTCGGTGACAGATCGGGCTTACATCATCAATGAAGGAAAGATATTTAAGGCGGGGACGCCGGGTGATCTGGGACGTGATCCGGAGGTGAGACGGATCTACCTAGGTGAGAAATTTTCGATGGACTAG
- a CDS encoding Gfo/Idh/MocA family protein, producing MISRREFLDGLAATAAGAAISSTAKSYAQIIGANDRVNFAILGLNGRGYAHLSALKNNDASARVTHVCDVDTTILKKFSGRAEKELGYAPTADQDYRKILASKDVDAITVALPDHWHAPMAILGLQSGKHVYVEKPSSHNPREGELLIEAQKKYGKLVQVGDQQRSSDYTIKIIQQVHDGLIGEPYYAKAWYVNKRKSMGYGKPAAVPATLNWDLWQGPAPRSEYVDNVHPYNWHWLTRYGTGETLNNGTHEVDVCRWALGVEYPTRVTASGGRYNFKDDWQFYDTLNTSFEYPGKMISWEGRCCQGMKIYDRERGSSILGTKGSLLIDRDGYELYDWNGKKTDEFKTGSQTSSTDTVGRDSMTDAHFLNFINGIRRGEKLNSPIPVANVSVTMLQLSNIAYFTNHELTIDTATGHVKNDPEAMKHWGRSYEKGWEVKV from the coding sequence ATGATCTCTCGACGTGAATTTCTAGACGGCCTCGCCGCAACTGCCGCAGGTGCAGCCATCAGTTCCACCGCCAAAAGCTACGCCCAGATTATCGGCGCCAACGACCGCGTCAACTTCGCCATCCTCGGCCTCAACGGACGCGGCTACGCCCACCTCTCCGCCCTCAAGAACAACGATGCCTCCGCCCGCGTCACCCATGTCTGCGACGTCGACACCACCATCCTCAAGAAGTTCTCCGGCAGGGCCGAAAAAGAGCTAGGCTACGCCCCCACTGCCGACCAGGACTACCGCAAGATCCTCGCCTCCAAAGACGTCGACGCAATCACCGTCGCCCTACCCGACCACTGGCATGCCCCCATGGCCATCCTCGGCCTCCAGTCCGGCAAGCACGTCTACGTCGAAAAGCCCTCCAGCCACAACCCCCGCGAGGGCGAACTCCTCATCGAAGCCCAGAAGAAATACGGCAAGCTAGTCCAGGTCGGCGACCAGCAACGCTCCTCCGACTACACCATCAAAATCATCCAGCAGGTACACGACGGTCTCATCGGCGAACCCTACTACGCCAAGGCCTGGTACGTGAACAAGCGCAAGTCCATGGGCTACGGTAAACCCGCCGCCGTACCCGCGACTCTCAACTGGGACCTCTGGCAAGGCCCCGCACCGCGCTCCGAGTACGTCGACAACGTCCACCCCTATAACTGGCACTGGCTCACCCGCTACGGCACCGGAGAAACCCTCAACAACGGCACCCACGAAGTCGACGTCTGCCGTTGGGCGCTGGGCGTCGAATATCCCACCCGCGTCACCGCCTCCGGTGGCCGCTACAACTTCAAGGACGACTGGCAGTTCTACGACACCCTCAACACCAGCTTCGAGTACCCCGGCAAAATGATCAGTTGGGAAGGCCGCTGCTGCCAGGGCATGAAGATCTACGACCGCGAGCGCGGCTCCTCCATCCTCGGCACCAAAGGCTCCCTCCTCATCGACCGCGACGGCTACGAGCTCTACGATTGGAACGGCAAGAAGACCGACGAGTTCAAAACTGGCTCCCAGACCTCAAGCACCGACACCGTCGGACGCGACTCCATGACCGACGCCCACTTCCTCAACTTCATCAACGGCATCCGCCGCGGCGAGAAGCTGAACTCGCCCATCCCCGTAGCCAACGTCAGCGTGACGATGCTGCAGCTCTCCAACATCGCCTACTTCACCAACCACGAACTGACCATCGACACAGCAACCGGCCACGTCAAGAACGACCCCGAAGCCATGAAGCACTGGGGCCGTAGCTACGAAAAGGGCTGGGAAGTCAAAGTCTAA
- the hpf gene encoding ribosome hibernation-promoting factor, HPF/YfiA family, producing the protein MDVEYTGRQTTITKKLKLQVEEGLARIAKIVGNSGNVHVTLSTDKYRQIAEVTVQTRHQKLVARCEETEMVLALRDALEKLEKQAIRHKKKHATIKRHPKTDAKETAASKVTHDGAGLIVTKAPATKVAVKSSNGRKAVPMLVHSFPSLSPLPEPHVSRSTDGVALRPMSLEEAVKEAAFRDRDVFVFRDMKGQAMVLHRKRDGKMELIEVP; encoded by the coding sequence ATGGACGTCGAGTACACAGGTAGACAGACAACCATTACGAAGAAATTGAAGCTGCAGGTTGAAGAGGGTCTGGCGCGAATTGCGAAGATCGTCGGCAACTCCGGCAATGTGCATGTCACGCTGAGTACCGATAAGTACCGGCAGATTGCCGAGGTGACGGTGCAGACGCGTCACCAGAAGCTGGTCGCCAGATGCGAAGAGACAGAGATGGTTCTGGCGCTGCGTGATGCGCTGGAGAAGCTGGAGAAGCAGGCAATCCGGCACAAGAAGAAGCATGCGACGATCAAGCGGCATCCGAAAACCGATGCCAAAGAAACGGCGGCCAGCAAGGTTACGCATGACGGCGCGGGCCTAATCGTGACCAAAGCTCCTGCGACCAAGGTTGCGGTGAAGAGCAGCAATGGGCGGAAGGCGGTTCCTATGCTGGTGCATTCGTTCCCGTCACTGTCGCCTTTGCCTGAGCCGCATGTATCGCGCTCGACGGATGGTGTAGCGCTGCGGCCGATGTCGCTGGAGGAGGCGGTGAAAGAGGCCGCTTTCCGGGATCGCGATGTGTTTGTGTTCCGCGATATGAAGGGGCAGGCCATGGTGCTGCACCGCAAGCGCGATGGGAAGATGGAACTGATCGAAGTGCCGTAG
- a CDS encoding LptA/OstA family protein, whose protein sequence is MGVSVSIERLRVWLLVGVGLLVMVIAAFLVYAHHRATRFIKDLPAKLGADIRQETNAFTWSQTVEGRTVFTLHAAKAVQRKDGTYTLHDVGIVVYGRKQDRADRIYGKEFELDQNTGVVRAVGEVHIDLQAPAAADAKGKMDYASGKDLHGAGWEESGAGGERLIHVKTSGLVYLQKLGVAATDQEVEFEFRGMTGHAVGAEYSSDTGVLVLQSAVKMNGLQQGRPVVLTASRAEMDRASLLVTMQNAKFVSVGEKGSTGQQTAQAQRAVAHMRNDGSMERLEGEGDVVLTGADGGRVTSQQGEIVLNASNQMQSARLWGGVRYGADDPLRQATGEATEGRGAFDKVGRLQQVVLTGPVHVKERVRASETEKDWSERELSAATVELTMVPEGKSKSRLQDANASGNARLKVLNAAVKGGSGPTRSEIAGDVLTAHFVEVDGAQKISEAHGRGRTELVRVSDKGAQSRSSGDSLDVRFNTATAAGQVQKDGKGGGVGQGGQQIATAVQQGHLVMVSTPARKAGDTSAPSEQRATAEKAVYDGGTDRVTLTGGVQVSDAGSVLWADKMMMEQQSGDGVAEGSVKASYVQPNSVAQGAASGSQDVAHVTGVRAEFKRAADTAIFYGEAGRAARLWQGGSQVEAPVLQFEQKERRLVARGAGQGAPMAVHAVFVNSGAGKVDSSNSAKAGGTSGGKIGVGKEVGRAQVVRVASRELIYSDEARKAEFSGGVLVETADSRMRGEQATVYLQPAQGAGGKTASGAKAAPVSGPGGVAGGMMGGSVERIVATGQIEIEQTGRRATGTQLVYTASDGMFVLTGTAAAPPKVVDDVRGTVTGASLRFHSGDESVVVSNDGSSGAGQRVRTETQVKK, encoded by the coding sequence ATGGGTGTTTCGGTTTCCATTGAGAGGTTGCGGGTTTGGTTGCTGGTGGGCGTGGGTCTGCTGGTGATGGTGATTGCTGCTTTTCTGGTTTATGCGCATCATCGGGCGACACGGTTTATCAAGGATTTGCCGGCGAAGCTGGGGGCGGATATCCGGCAGGAGACCAATGCGTTTACGTGGTCGCAGACAGTGGAGGGCAGAACGGTCTTTACGCTTCATGCGGCGAAGGCCGTCCAGCGCAAGGATGGGACGTACACGCTTCATGATGTGGGGATTGTGGTGTACGGCCGGAAGCAGGACAGGGCTGACAGGATTTATGGCAAAGAGTTTGAACTGGATCAGAACACGGGTGTAGTGCGGGCGGTGGGTGAGGTTCATATCGATCTGCAGGCTCCGGCGGCGGCGGATGCGAAGGGGAAGATGGACTATGCGTCGGGCAAAGACCTGCATGGGGCGGGTTGGGAGGAGAGCGGCGCGGGCGGTGAACGGCTTATCCATGTGAAGACGAGTGGGTTAGTTTATTTGCAGAAGCTTGGGGTGGCGGCGACCGATCAGGAGGTTGAGTTTGAGTTCCGCGGAATGACGGGACATGCCGTAGGGGCGGAGTACAGCTCGGATACGGGTGTACTGGTGCTGCAGTCAGCGGTGAAGATGAATGGGTTGCAGCAGGGGCGGCCGGTGGTATTGACGGCGTCGCGGGCCGAGATGGACAGGGCGAGCCTGCTGGTGACGATGCAGAATGCAAAGTTTGTGTCGGTGGGCGAGAAAGGTTCGACGGGGCAGCAGACGGCGCAGGCGCAGCGAGCGGTGGCGCATATGCGGAACGATGGGTCGATGGAGCGGCTTGAGGGTGAAGGTGATGTTGTGCTGACGGGGGCGGATGGCGGGAGGGTGACTTCGCAGCAAGGTGAGATTGTGTTGAACGCGAGCAACCAGATGCAGTCGGCGCGGTTGTGGGGTGGGGTGCGGTATGGGGCCGATGATCCGCTGCGGCAGGCGACGGGAGAGGCGACTGAGGGGAGAGGCGCCTTCGATAAGGTGGGAAGACTGCAGCAGGTGGTGCTGACGGGGCCGGTTCATGTGAAGGAGCGGGTGCGGGCTTCGGAGACAGAGAAGGATTGGAGTGAGCGGGAGTTGTCGGCGGCTACGGTGGAGCTAACGATGGTGCCGGAGGGGAAGAGTAAGTCTCGTTTGCAGGATGCGAATGCGAGTGGGAATGCTCGGCTGAAGGTTTTGAATGCGGCGGTGAAGGGTGGGAGTGGGCCGACCCGGAGCGAGATTGCGGGGGATGTTCTGACGGCGCATTTTGTTGAGGTCGATGGGGCGCAGAAGATTTCTGAGGCACATGGCCGCGGGCGTACGGAGTTGGTGCGGGTGAGCGATAAGGGAGCGCAAAGTAGGAGCTCAGGGGATTCGCTGGATGTGCGGTTCAACACGGCGACGGCGGCGGGGCAGGTGCAGAAGGACGGCAAGGGCGGTGGTGTGGGGCAGGGGGGGCAGCAGATTGCGACTGCGGTGCAGCAGGGGCATCTGGTGATGGTGTCTACGCCGGCGCGGAAGGCGGGGGATACGAGTGCTCCGAGTGAGCAACGGGCCACGGCGGAGAAAGCGGTCTACGACGGGGGGACGGATCGTGTGACTCTGACGGGTGGGGTGCAGGTTTCAGACGCGGGTAGTGTCTTGTGGGCTGACAAGATGATGATGGAGCAGCAGAGCGGCGATGGAGTGGCGGAGGGGTCGGTGAAGGCCAGCTATGTGCAGCCGAATAGCGTGGCCCAGGGGGCGGCTTCGGGGTCGCAGGATGTGGCGCATGTGACGGGAGTGCGGGCGGAGTTCAAAAGGGCGGCGGATACGGCGATTTTTTATGGCGAGGCGGGGAGGGCGGCTCGGCTTTGGCAGGGTGGGTCGCAGGTGGAGGCTCCGGTGCTTCAGTTTGAGCAGAAGGAGCGGCGGTTGGTCGCGCGAGGCGCGGGGCAGGGAGCTCCGATGGCGGTTCATGCGGTGTTTGTGAATAGCGGGGCGGGGAAGGTTGATTCGTCTAATTCGGCTAAGGCCGGAGGGACGAGTGGGGGAAAGATTGGTGTTGGGAAGGAAGTGGGGAGAGCTCAGGTGGTGCGGGTGGCTAGCCGGGAGTTGATTTATTCGGACGAGGCGCGGAAGGCGGAGTTCAGCGGAGGGGTGCTGGTCGAGACTGCAGACAGCCGGATGAGAGGGGAGCAGGCTACTGTTTATCTGCAACCTGCGCAGGGTGCTGGAGGTAAGACGGCTAGTGGAGCGAAGGCGGCGCCAGTCAGTGGGCCGGGCGGTGTTGCAGGCGGGATGATGGGGGGAAGTGTTGAGCGGATTGTGGCTACGGGGCAGATCGAGATCGAGCAGACGGGCCGGCGAGCGACGGGGACGCAACTGGTGTACACGGCAAGCGATGGGATGTTTGTGCTGACGGGGACGGCTGCCGCTCCGCCGAAGGTTGTCGATGATGTACGGGGAACGGTGACGGGTGCGTCGTTGCGGTTCCATTCGGGAGATGAGAGCGTGGTGGTTTCTAATGATGGAAGCAGTGGTGCCGGACAGAGGGTTCGCACGGAGACGCAGGTGAAGAAATAA
- the rapZ gene encoding RNase adapter RapZ produces the protein MPREQRKKAAKHETPEKQRELVILTGLSGSGKLSALKTFEDLGYYSVDNLPLELVPRFADLVRQSAEIERAALVVDVREGMRLEEFPAILEKVRRVLPTRVVYLEASEDALIRRFSETRRPHPMGRQDTVVKSIRAERKRLDPIRNVADIVLDTTKFNVHDLRAHINAQFQREESDLNLTISSNSFGFKNGVPPEADLVFDVRFLPNPHFVPEFRKLTGRHPKVAKYVRNFPQTAEFLDKTMDMLEFLLPHYIKEGKSYLTVAFGCTGGQHRSVFIAEEMKKRLAAAGYRVKTAHRDMPR, from the coding sequence ATGCCACGTGAGCAGAGGAAAAAGGCAGCGAAACATGAGACGCCGGAGAAGCAGCGGGAGCTTGTGATTCTGACGGGGTTATCGGGATCGGGAAAGCTTTCTGCCCTGAAGACGTTCGAGGATTTGGGATACTACTCGGTCGATAATCTTCCGTTAGAGCTGGTTCCCCGTTTTGCAGATCTGGTGCGCCAGTCGGCGGAGATTGAACGGGCGGCGTTGGTGGTGGACGTGCGCGAGGGGATGCGGTTGGAAGAGTTTCCGGCGATCCTGGAGAAGGTGCGTCGCGTGCTGCCGACACGGGTGGTGTATCTGGAGGCGAGTGAAGACGCGCTGATCCGGAGATTTTCGGAGACGCGGCGGCCGCATCCGATGGGGCGTCAGGATACGGTAGTGAAGTCTATCCGAGCGGAACGTAAGCGCCTGGATCCGATTCGCAACGTCGCCGACATTGTGCTGGATACGACGAAGTTCAATGTGCACGATCTGCGGGCGCACATCAATGCGCAGTTTCAGCGCGAGGAGAGCGATCTTAATCTCACTATTTCTTCGAATAGTTTTGGGTTCAAGAACGGTGTACCTCCTGAGGCGGACCTTGTGTTTGATGTGCGATTTCTGCCGAATCCGCATTTCGTGCCGGAGTTTCGCAAGCTGACGGGACGGCATCCGAAGGTGGCGAAGTATGTGCGGAATTTTCCGCAGACGGCGGAGTTTCTGGATAAGACGATGGATATGCTGGAGTTTCTGCTGCCGCACTACATCAAGGAGGGTAAGAGCTATCTGACGGTGGCGTTTGGATGTACGGGCGGGCAGCATCGGTCGGTGTTTATTGCAGAAGAGATGAAGAAGCGATTGGCGGCGGCGGGCTATCGGGTGAAGACGGCGCATCGGGACATGCCGCGCTAG
- the rpoN gene encoding RNA polymerase factor sigma-54, with the protein MLLQPKLNVKVSQRQVLTPGLVQMVSVLALNKLELKEMINTEMVENPVLEELEESGVPLEERAGIEGDRERSAEEVVAETERVEKDPFDEIDFGSYFQDYLDPGFKTASNFEEYDKPSFENFLSQPSTLSDHLMWQLGSLTLSPEVQEAAELVVGNLNENGYLTASDEELVESLMQFRVPVRSVPIPFERGTKGKLGYRFDPEAEQAGSAEEEAVEIAAAADQERERLLAVVAEARGIVNHLDPVGVAARDLRECLLIQIKAQQAEAAIVLRRRQKAAGSNGAAHAMGGGANVDVFATATHIVENCLPLLQKKDMRELTRSCGRTSDEVQAAVEFIRTLDPRPGQRYNQSETRLIEPDVAFVKRDDKYVVVMNEEDMPTLRLNQGYRKMLQQKQTEKEVKEYVKERYKSAIQLLRNIEQRKNTIVRTCEVIVRRQTEFLEHGVEALKPMMIKEVAEEIGVHPSTVSRAVANKYVHTSQGVFELRFFFSEGVNGPEGGDLPLVLLKRKVKKLIEEEDERKPLTDDQLAAELQRQGIQVTRRTVAKYREDMQIPSTHQRRVR; encoded by the coding sequence GTGTTGCTGCAACCCAAGCTGAATGTAAAAGTCTCGCAACGGCAGGTGCTTACGCCTGGACTGGTGCAGATGGTCAGTGTGCTGGCGCTGAACAAGCTTGAGTTGAAAGAGATGATCAACACCGAGATGGTGGAGAATCCGGTGTTGGAGGAGTTGGAAGAGTCCGGCGTTCCGTTGGAGGAGCGCGCGGGAATCGAAGGGGATCGAGAGCGTTCGGCTGAAGAGGTTGTGGCCGAAACGGAGAGGGTGGAGAAGGATCCGTTCGACGAGATCGACTTCGGGAGCTACTTTCAGGATTATCTTGATCCGGGGTTCAAGACGGCTTCGAATTTTGAGGAGTACGACAAGCCTTCGTTTGAGAATTTTCTTTCGCAGCCGAGCACGCTGAGCGATCACCTGATGTGGCAGCTTGGTTCGTTGACGCTGTCGCCCGAGGTGCAAGAGGCGGCGGAGCTGGTGGTGGGGAATCTAAACGAGAATGGGTATCTGACGGCGAGCGATGAGGAGTTAGTGGAGTCGCTGATGCAGTTCAGGGTGCCTGTGCGGTCGGTGCCGATTCCGTTTGAGCGTGGGACGAAGGGGAAGCTCGGGTACCGTTTTGATCCCGAAGCGGAGCAGGCTGGTTCCGCTGAGGAGGAAGCTGTAGAGATTGCAGCTGCCGCGGACCAGGAACGAGAGAGATTGCTGGCCGTGGTTGCGGAGGCGCGCGGGATTGTCAATCATCTGGATCCGGTGGGCGTGGCCGCGCGAGATCTGCGGGAATGCCTGCTGATTCAGATAAAGGCGCAGCAAGCCGAGGCGGCGATTGTGTTGCGAAGGCGGCAGAAGGCTGCGGGAAGCAATGGTGCTGCGCATGCAATGGGCGGTGGTGCCAATGTGGATGTGTTTGCAACGGCTACGCATATCGTGGAGAACTGTTTGCCGCTGTTGCAGAAGAAGGACATGCGCGAGTTGACGCGGAGCTGCGGGCGGACTTCGGATGAGGTGCAGGCGGCAGTGGAATTTATCCGGACACTCGATCCCAGGCCGGGACAGCGCTATAACCAGAGCGAGACGCGGCTGATCGAGCCCGACGTCGCATTTGTAAAGCGCGACGATAAGTACGTTGTGGTGATGAACGAGGAAGATATGCCGACGCTGCGACTGAACCAGGGTTACAGGAAGATGCTGCAGCAGAAGCAGACGGAGAAGGAAGTCAAGGAGTATGTGAAGGAGCGGTATAAGTCGGCGATCCAGCTGCTGCGGAACATCGAGCAGAGGAAGAATACGATCGTCCGGACGTGCGAGGTGATCGTGCGGCGGCAGACGGAGTTTCTGGAGCATGGGGTGGAGGCTCTGAAGCCGATGATGATCAAAGAGGTGGCCGAGGAGATCGGGGTGCACCCGTCGACGGTGAGCCGTGCGGTGGCAAATAAATATGTGCACACATCGCAAGGGGTATTTGAGTTACGATTCTTCTTCTCGGAAGGCGTGAACGGGCCAGAGGGCGGAGATTTGCCGCTTGTGCTGCTGAAACGCAAGGTGAAGAAGTTGATTGAAGAGGAAGATGAGCGTAAACCATTGACCGATGACCAACTGGCGGCCGAGCTGCAGCGGCAGGGAATTCAGGTGACTCGCAGGACGGTGGCGAAGTACCGAGAAGATATGCAGATTCCAAGTACCCACCAACGTCGTGTACGCTGA
- a CDS encoding ABC transporter ATP-binding protein, producing MKRIWRLLMYVRPYVLYSLASVVLMAIVGAMAAFRILLVKPIFDNVLSPDAPPGLVLLFRIPHTDHVINLQWLLPSHFHNAWTVVAVALVGSAFLKSVCDYFGTYLVNRAGFGMITDLRNDLYNAVLRRSVAFFQKHTTGTLLSTLINDIEKVQFAMSSVMSDFLQQFFTLVFTAIAVVIVGGKLAWVLLLFLPVVILSARRIGRGVRQTTRKGQDKLAEIQNILHETITGNRIVKAFGMEMWEMNRFRRAARRLFDANLKSVKVQAISSPLMDLIASMAIALLLLLGRVSIQHKQMTAGSFITFLIAVFTLYDPVRKFAAFYNSFQQALGASEDIFRFMDAQDDVQEKKRAFALKGFSKGIEFENVGFAYESEEGETKQVLRGINLTVHPGEVIALVGPSGAGKSSLVNLIPRFFDVNEGRILIDGYDLRDVTIDSLRKQIGKVTQETVLFNDTVRNNIAYGQPDVPLSRVQEAAQMALAHDFILRMPDGYNTKIGEKGLRLSGGERQRLAIARAILKNAPILILDEATSALDTESEQYVQAALANLMRGRTVFVIAHRLSTVRKATRIAVIEHGQISEMGTHEELMRHSGTYRRLYDMQFSDVAPVVAGNGEGVVTVEGIA from the coding sequence TTGAAGCGCATTTGGCGATTGCTGATGTATGTGCGGCCTTATGTGCTGTATTCGCTGGCGTCTGTGGTGCTGATGGCGATTGTCGGCGCGATGGCGGCGTTTCGGATTCTGCTGGTGAAGCCGATCTTCGATAATGTGCTGAGCCCGGATGCGCCGCCGGGATTGGTACTACTGTTTCGCATTCCGCATACGGATCATGTCATCAACCTGCAGTGGCTTCTGCCGAGCCACTTCCACAACGCCTGGACTGTGGTGGCGGTGGCGCTGGTTGGCTCAGCATTCTTGAAATCGGTGTGTGATTACTTCGGCACCTATCTGGTGAATCGTGCTGGGTTTGGCATGATCACCGATTTGCGTAATGACCTCTACAATGCTGTTCTGCGGCGGTCGGTGGCTTTTTTTCAGAAGCATACGACGGGAACGCTGCTGTCGACGTTGATCAACGACATCGAGAAGGTTCAGTTTGCGATGTCGAGTGTGATGAGCGATTTTCTGCAGCAGTTTTTTACTTTAGTCTTCACGGCCATCGCGGTGGTCATCGTCGGCGGGAAGCTAGCGTGGGTGTTGTTGCTGTTTCTGCCGGTAGTGATTTTGTCGGCTCGGCGCATTGGGCGTGGTGTGCGGCAGACGACACGTAAGGGGCAGGATAAGCTGGCGGAGATTCAGAATATCCTTCACGAGACGATTACCGGCAATCGAATTGTGAAGGCGTTCGGGATGGAGATGTGGGAGATGAACCGCTTTCGCCGTGCCGCGCGAAGGCTGTTCGATGCGAATTTGAAGTCGGTGAAAGTGCAGGCGATCAGTTCGCCATTGATGGATCTAATTGCGTCGATGGCGATTGCGCTATTGCTGCTGCTGGGGCGGGTGAGTATTCAGCATAAGCAGATGACGGCTGGATCGTTTATCACCTTTCTGATTGCAGTATTTACGTTGTATGACCCGGTGCGGAAGTTTGCTGCGTTCTATAACAGTTTTCAACAGGCGCTGGGTGCGAGTGAAGATATCTTCCGGTTCATGGATGCGCAGGATGATGTTCAGGAGAAGAAGCGGGCCTTTGCGCTGAAGGGCTTCAGCAAAGGGATTGAATTTGAGAACGTTGGTTTTGCGTATGAGAGTGAGGAGGGCGAGACCAAGCAGGTGCTGCGCGGAATTAATCTAACGGTGCATCCGGGTGAGGTGATTGCGCTGGTGGGGCCGAGTGGCGCGGGCAAATCTTCTCTAGTGAATCTCATTCCGCGGTTCTTTGATGTGAATGAAGGCAGGATCCTGATTGATGGGTACGACCTGCGGGATGTGACGATCGATTCACTGCGCAAGCAGATCGGCAAGGTGACGCAGGAGACGGTGCTGTTCAACGATACTGTGCGAAACAATATTGCGTATGGGCAGCCGGATGTTCCGCTGAGCAGGGTGCAGGAGGCGGCCCAGATGGCGCTGGCGCATGACTTCATCTTACGGATGCCGGATGGGTACAACACGAAGATTGGCGAGAAGGGATTGCGATTGAGCGGGGGCGAGCGGCAGCGGTTGGCGATTGCTCGGGCGATTCTGAAGAATGCTCCGATATTGATTTTGGATGAGGCTACTTCTGCTCTTGATACCGAGAGTGAGCAGTATGTGCAGGCGGCGCTGGCGAATTTGATGCGGGGGCGGACGGTGTTTGTGATTGCGCACCGTTTGTCGACGGTGCGGAAGGCTACGCGTATTGCGGTAATTGAGCATGGGCAGATTAGTGAGATGGGGACGCATGAAGAGCTGATGCGACACTCGGGGACCTATCGGCGGCTTTATGATATGCAGTTCAGCGATGTGGCTCCGGTTGTTGCGGGCAATGGTGAGGGCGTGGTGACGGTGGAGGGAATTGCGTGA